Below is a window of Methanobacterium sp. DNA.
TGGTAGAGTGGGGGCAGGGATGAAAGGTGCAGTATTAGTATCCATGGACGATATAAATGCAGAAATAAGTACTTTAGAGGCTGCAGCAGATGACCTAATGAATTCATTAGACCCTACAACTACCTCAGAAGGTTCTTACCCAGGCAGGGAAGGAGTATACCTTACTGCAGGTAAATT
It encodes the following:
- the mtrB gene encoding tetrahydromethanopterin S-methyltransferase subunit B codes for the protein MVEMLPIVTIAPELNLTLDPSTGRVGAGMKGAVLVSMDDINAEISTLEAAADDLMNSLDPTTTSEGSYPGREGVYLTAGKLTNVVYGFILGLVLLIAAFAI